A single Methanolobus sp. ZRKC5 DNA region contains:
- a CDS encoding NADH-quinone oxidoreductase subunit J — MDTTIGSIIEMIVFAILAFAAIVFSLFVVTAKDVVRAAIALVVTMFIVAALYILLNAQFLGVVQVLVYIGAIGVLILFAVMLTKKEFGTDAE, encoded by the coding sequence ATGGACACCACAATAGGCTCAATTATTGAAATGATCGTCTTTGCGATACTGGCATTTGCAGCAATAGTATTCTCACTGTTTGTGGTGACTGCTAAAGATGTAGTAAGAGCAGCCATTGCGCTTGTAGTTACAATGTTCATTGTTGCAGCTCTTTACATATTGCTCAATGCACAGTTCCTTGGCGTAGTACAGGTACTCGTATACATCGGTGCAATAGGAGTATTGATCCTGTTCGCTGTAATGCTTACAAAGAAGGAGTTTGGTACAGATGCTGAATAA
- the fpoO gene encoding F420H2 dehydrogenase subunit FpoO has protein sequence MADCDLCGVAIPTVVPVRIFKPKYAHSYPHGMWQGLCEGCLDAGKKSFDKQSESPSCGSAGKCEFCGAIAQLHDVTISRPSFSKGAEEDTVQLCKKCLGSIDQAHDAWETEKAEEEHEHH, from the coding sequence ATGGCAGATTGTGATCTTTGTGGAGTTGCTATCCCAACAGTAGTTCCTGTGAGGATATTCAAGCCAAAGTACGCACATTCCTATCCGCATGGTATGTGGCAGGGTCTTTGCGAAGGCTGCCTTGATGCAGGAAAGAAAAGCTTCGACAAGCAATCTGAATCCCCAAGCTGTGGCTCAGCAGGCAAATGCGAATTCTGCGGTGCTATAGCACAGTTGCATGATGTAACAATCAGCAGACCTTCATTCTCAAAGGGTGCTGAGGAAGACACTGTTCAGCTCTGCAAGAAGTGCCTTGGTTCCATTGACCAGGCACATGATGCATGGGAAACAGAAAAAGCTGAAGAAGAACACGAACATCATTAA
- a CDS encoding GntP family permease produces the protein MHPIIVFLFSLILILFLTARLRIHPFLGLILTSVITGILAGEASTTIGVITSGMGKVFSNFAIIITAGSIIGLILHRTGGAKIIAADVIRISRKPLFGLNILGFVFAVPLMCCILAYVIFIPVAKEIRLKEGFPKVLTASILVFGTLASYNLVYPSPVIYSAAFELGVHKSDILLPGIVLAFIVSMVGYFYATKFCIFGKEDEPTLENDIYEQVSSELVNFGRFAAYTPIGLPVALILADVFTNITLFNVLGEPDMALLIGVIMAILFAYRQYSPDNVREWIEKAVKRSGVVILDMCGGGALGAILATTGVGEEMGRLLTGLNIPALLIPFLIAVAIQSVQGSRVVTMLVAPSIVIPLMPVLGLPTEIVLFSMASGTFLISHFNDPFFWIYKDLAELETAEVLKSYTLGGAVMGIISLTLTGVAYLLFY, from the coding sequence ATGCATCCCATAATAGTTTTCCTTTTTTCCCTGATACTTATACTGTTTCTTACCGCAAGGTTGAGAATACATCCTTTTTTGGGTCTTATTTTAACATCAGTTATTACAGGCATTCTTGCAGGTGAAGCATCAACGACCATCGGTGTAATTACAAGCGGAATGGGAAAAGTCTTTTCCAATTTTGCAATTATTATCACTGCCGGAAGTATAATCGGCCTTATACTACACAGGACAGGCGGTGCTAAAATAATCGCCGCTGATGTAATCAGAATATCAAGAAAACCACTTTTTGGTCTCAACATCCTTGGGTTTGTCTTTGCTGTACCGCTTATGTGCTGCATCCTTGCTTATGTTATATTCATCCCTGTTGCAAAAGAAATCAGATTAAAAGAAGGTTTCCCAAAAGTACTAACCGCATCAATTCTTGTTTTTGGGACACTGGCATCATACAACCTTGTATATCCATCGCCTGTTATCTATTCAGCAGCTTTTGAACTTGGAGTTCATAAGAGTGATATATTATTACCGGGCATAGTTCTCGCATTTATAGTTTCCATGGTGGGCTACTTTTATGCTACAAAGTTCTGCATTTTTGGAAAAGAGGATGAACCTACATTAGAGAATGATATTTATGAACAGGTTTCCAGCGAGCTGGTCAATTTCGGAAGGTTTGCTGCCTACACACCAATAGGACTTCCTGTTGCACTTATTCTTGCCGATGTATTTACAAATATAACATTGTTCAATGTTCTGGGAGAGCCAGATATGGCTCTGCTCATTGGAGTGATTATGGCTATTTTGTTTGCATACAGACAATATAGTCCTGATAATGTAAGGGAATGGATTGAAAAAGCAGTTAAAAGAAGTGGCGTTGTCATTCTGGATATGTGTGGAGGAGGCGCTCTTGGTGCCATTCTCGCAACTACAGGAGTAGGCGAAGAGATGGGAAGACTACTTACAGGGTTGAATATACCTGCACTTCTTATTCCTTTCCTCATTGCTGTTGCAATACAGAGTGTCCAGGGTTCAAGGGTTGTCACAATGCTGGTGGCACCTTCAATAGTGATACCTCTTATGCCGGTTCTTGGATTACCTACAGAGATCGTGCTCTTTTCAATGGCATCGGGAACATTTCTTATTTCACATTTCAATGACCCGTTCTTCTGGATCTATAAAGATCTGGCAGAACTGGAAACCGCTGAGGTTCTGAAAAGTTATACACTGGGTGGTGCTGTGATGGGAATCATCAGCCTTACGCTTACGGGTGTAGCATATCTACTCTTTTACTGA
- a CDS encoding chemotaxis protein CheD yields the protein MIIVGMADSAVAKKPEKITTLGLGSCVGISLYDKSTGVGGMVHIMLPSIEQARSKENIAKFADTGIPALIDGMVDLGAYKHRTIAKIAGGASMFSFNSNAQLNIGERNVTATKETLKELKIPIIAQDTGLNYGRTIILDTENGELTVKSAIKGIKTY from the coding sequence ATGATTATAGTGGGAATGGCCGATAGCGCAGTAGCGAAAAAACCTGAAAAAATAACGACTCTTGGACTTGGGTCATGTGTAGGCATTTCGCTGTACGATAAAAGCACTGGCGTTGGCGGGATGGTACACATTATGCTCCCCAGTATTGAGCAGGCAAGGTCAAAAGAGAACATTGCTAAATTTGCAGACACAGGCATACCTGCACTAATTGACGGTATGGTTGACCTGGGAGCCTATAAACACAGGACAATTGCCAAGATCGCAGGTGGTGCAAGTATGTTTTCTTTCAATTCCAACGCTCAGCTCAATATAGGAGAACGAAATGTGACTGCTACAAAAGAAACGCTAAAAGAACTTAAAATTCCCATTATTGCACAGGATACAGGACTTAATTATGGACGTACTATAATACTTGACACTGAAAACGGAGAACTTACTGTCAAGAGTGCAATCAAAGGCATAAAAACATATTGA
- a CDS encoding chemotaxis protein CheC, whose translation MNIVLDKFYYDALNEVGNIGMGNATTALSQLVDKSINVSSSALTLLSVQDINNDTNKDRIGAIVRVMGDMNGGFILIIRKQHSEALSEMLLKENSEEDNYMKTSAFIEVTNILAGSYYNALSKFLNLSIIPSIPIVSEGNSNEIFKKAKLHMNGKIDHIFGLTTLFEVVGEDKYHSMSGDMYMLLDSASLQSVLEKIEEMRTR comes from the coding sequence ATGAATATTGTACTTGATAAATTTTATTATGATGCACTGAACGAGGTGGGAAATATAGGAATGGGAAATGCAACCACCGCTCTTTCACAGCTTGTCGATAAATCAATAAATGTAAGCAGTTCAGCCCTTACATTGCTCAGTGTACAAGACATAAATAATGACACAAACAAAGACAGGATTGGAGCTATTGTGAGGGTAATGGGTGATATGAACGGAGGGTTCATACTCATAATCAGAAAACAACATTCTGAGGCATTATCTGAAATGCTTCTCAAAGAAAATTCCGAGGAGGATAATTATATGAAAACTTCAGCTTTTATTGAAGTTACCAATATACTTGCAGGAAGTTACTACAATGCTCTTTCGAAGTTCCTCAATCTTTCGATCATACCTTCTATTCCAATAGTATCTGAAGGAAACTCTAATGAGATATTCAAAAAAGCAAAGCTGCATATGAATGGGAAAATCGACCATATTTTCGGCTTAACTACCCTTTTTGAAGTTGTGGGTGAAGATAAATACCATAGTATGAGCGGTGACATGTACATGTTACTTGATTCAGCTTCATTACAATCTGTACTTGAAAAGATAGAAGAAATGCGTACGAGATAA
- a CDS encoding DUF3795 domain-containing protein encodes MLTPDITIIHIIFISISMACGFAAIYYWVKVYLETKRGSIAWLLLALTSIFLITSAIFPSIAISSQDTDITETIFLFLGFWSSVYIAIFAAAGFLMFQAFRTVPREKLGDYLIEGMVFTKPLHSEEDIENIPEVDQISTLLKRSTLVEYTPKTRYEDSVIEISLRLYGEMVNTVLVSTQPRTAMYKEKIGDLMDIGAMKFIEISSTSDQLSNEDGIIKLPTDELDNFFELTSKLPKGCAVIFEPISQLLLTKGEKETYEFMSEMVERFAANELLLIGMINKAAHEEQIVARFEGLFLNLAEEEGTRIRLIKGGNEEYIRFYVGEKFFMDQNVHVELE; translated from the coding sequence ATGTTAACTCCAGATATAACGATAATACACATTATTTTCATTTCCATATCAATGGCATGTGGATTTGCGGCTATATATTACTGGGTGAAAGTATACTTAGAAACAAAAAGAGGATCCATTGCCTGGTTGCTTCTTGCACTCACATCTATATTCCTTATCACATCAGCAATCTTCCCTTCTATTGCAATAAGTTCACAGGATACAGATATTACTGAAACGATATTCCTGTTCTTAGGATTTTGGAGTTCTGTTTACATTGCTATCTTTGCAGCTGCTGGTTTTTTGATGTTTCAGGCTTTCAGGACAGTGCCAAGGGAAAAGCTTGGAGATTATCTCATAGAAGGAATGGTATTCACAAAACCACTACACTCGGAAGAAGATATCGAGAATATCCCGGAAGTAGATCAAATATCCACTTTGCTCAAGAGATCCACATTAGTAGAATATACACCAAAGACCAGATACGAAGATTCTGTTATCGAGATTAGCCTACGTCTTTATGGAGAAATGGTAAATACAGTTCTTGTATCCACCCAACCACGTACAGCCATGTATAAGGAAAAGATCGGAGACCTTATGGATATAGGCGCAATGAAGTTCATAGAAATCTCATCTACAAGTGATCAGCTAAGTAATGAAGATGGAATTATCAAATTACCAACAGATGAACTTGACAACTTCTTTGAACTTACGAGCAAGCTCCCAAAAGGATGTGCAGTGATCTTTGAACCTATTAGTCAGCTGCTTCTCACAAAAGGAGAAAAAGAGACCTACGAATTTATGTCAGAAATGGTCGAAAGATTTGCAGCAAATGAACTACTCCTTATTGGAATGATCAACAAGGCCGCACATGAAGAGCAAATTGTAGCCAGGTTTGAAGGTTTGTTCTTAAATCTTGCAGAAGAAGAAGGTACAAGAATCCGCCTCATAAAAGGTGGAAACGAAGAATACATTCGATTCTACGTTGGAGAGAAATTCTTCATGGACCAAAATGTACACGTTGAACTAGAATAA
- a CDS encoding chemotaxis protein CheC, with the protein MGKELDNFTIDAFKEIGSIGMGNATTSLSKMIEKRVQLNLSDARLFEPSAIIDMIPDSITMTGIMIPIYGDINGLAMLLFEFGNAVYLSNLLLQSIEHDDDPSIHESALLETGNIIAGSYLNSLSSFLDLKIMHSVPDISIGPIMDILEKGTSIMEKEPANILNIETMFMVYSSEKDVGAGTIYGDMFLLLDPQSLDKMQGSIRNMLG; encoded by the coding sequence ATGGGTAAAGAACTGGATAATTTCACGATAGATGCTTTCAAGGAAATAGGAAGCATAGGCATGGGAAATGCAACTACTTCCCTTTCCAAAATGATAGAGAAACGTGTCCAGCTTAATCTATCCGATGCCAGGCTGTTCGAACCATCCGCCATCATTGATATGATACCGGACTCAATAACCATGACAGGTATAATGATCCCTATTTACGGGGACATTAATGGTCTCGCAATGTTATTGTTCGAATTTGGAAATGCTGTTTATCTTAGCAATTTGTTACTGCAAAGCATCGAGCATGATGATGATCCAAGTATACATGAATCTGCACTTCTTGAAACTGGAAATATAATTGCAGGATCATATCTTAATTCACTATCATCTTTTCTTGACCTCAAAATAATGCATTCAGTACCCGATATAAGCATAGGGCCTATTATGGATATACTTGAAAAGGGGACATCCATAATGGAAAAAGAACCTGCGAATATATTGAATATTGAAACAATGTTTATGGTATACTCCTCGGAGAAAGACGTTGGAGCAGGAACCATCTATGGTGATATGTTCCTTTTACTGGACCCACAATCACTCGATAAAATGCAAGGTTCTATCAGAAATATGTTGGGATGA
- the fpoK gene encoding F420H2 dehydrogenase subunit FpoK, whose amino-acid sequence MIPIVAYLALSAVIFSIGLYGLMTQRSGIRILMCIELMLNSANLNLVAFSSYNGDLTGQVFALFSIALAACEAAIGFAILMSIYRMKDTISLDTINILRW is encoded by the coding sequence ATGATACCAATCGTCGCTTACCTAGCTCTTTCTGCAGTTATCTTTTCCATAGGTCTTTATGGACTGATGACACAGCGCAGTGGTATCCGTATTCTGATGTGCATAGAATTGATGCTTAACTCAGCAAACCTTAACCTTGTGGCATTTTCAAGCTACAATGGTGATCTTACAGGACAGGTATTTGCTTTGTTCTCCATCGCACTGGCAGCATGTGAAGCAGCAATTGGATTTGCTATATTGATGTCCATTTACAGAATGAAGGACACAATTAGTCTTGACACCATTAACATACTGAGGTGGTAA
- the fpoM gene encoding F(420)H(2) dehydrogenase subunit M, whose protein sequence is MLPILSLIVLIPLIFAALTLLTKTKEQARSLALVATVSVLLLTVYMYFNFDSSIAANQFEELAQWVPSLGITYHLGVDGISMPLILLNAIVLPLLVLFTWNDERKSPNKFYACILATEGAVIGVFTSLDFFLFYVFWELTLIPLFFMVSIWGGPNKHHAAIKFFIYTHVASLVMLLGIFGLYFAAWDMTGVPTLDIPTLIAQFQFIESGIVKDMIFLALLFGFIVKIPSFPFHSWLPDAYTEAPTAGSVLFVMLKIGGYGLFKIMLPMLPFTASPNLMITIMAVLGSVSILYGAFLALSQKDLKKMVAYSSVSHMGYVTLGAAGLVSLSVSGAMFQQFSHGLIMSIMFMSCGVINNATGTRIINDLGGLAQKMPKLATIMVFTFMASLGLPGLTGFIAEVSVLAGSFVNLPVYVIIALLAIVITAAYHLWALQRAMFGVYNEKLGTVFDINSYQTLSMGIIAILILYFGLNPSPVLDMMLTNSEQIISLMAVMGV, encoded by the coding sequence ATGTTGCCGATACTATCTTTGATCGTGCTGATACCTCTGATATTTGCAGCACTAACATTATTAACAAAAACAAAAGAACAGGCAAGGTCACTTGCCTTGGTAGCTACTGTTTCTGTACTGTTACTTACAGTATACATGTACTTTAACTTCGACAGCAGTATAGCTGCTAATCAATTCGAGGAACTTGCACAGTGGGTACCTTCCCTTGGAATTACCTACCACCTCGGTGTTGACGGAATTTCAATGCCATTGATACTTCTCAATGCAATTGTCCTTCCACTTCTCGTTCTGTTTACATGGAACGATGAAAGGAAATCACCGAACAAGTTCTATGCATGTATACTTGCAACAGAGGGTGCAGTCATTGGTGTATTCACTTCACTGGACTTCTTCCTGTTTTACGTGTTCTGGGAACTTACACTCATACCGCTCTTCTTCATGGTGAGCATATGGGGAGGACCCAACAAACATCATGCAGCAATAAAGTTCTTCATATACACTCACGTGGCTTCTCTTGTGATGCTGCTCGGTATATTCGGACTTTACTTCGCAGCATGGGATATGACAGGAGTACCAACTCTGGACATACCAACACTTATTGCCCAATTCCAGTTCATTGAATCCGGAATTGTAAAGGATATGATATTCCTTGCACTGCTCTTTGGTTTCATTGTCAAGATACCAAGTTTCCCGTTCCATTCATGGCTTCCTGATGCATATACTGAGGCACCAACTGCCGGCAGTGTGCTCTTTGTCATGCTCAAGATCGGTGGATATGGTCTCTTTAAGATCATGCTTCCAATGTTGCCATTCACAGCATCACCAAACCTGATGATAACCATAATGGCAGTTCTTGGTTCTGTAAGTATACTCTACGGTGCATTCCTTGCACTCTCACAGAAGGACCTCAAGAAAATGGTTGCATACTCCAGTGTAAGTCACATGGGTTACGTAACACTTGGTGCAGCTGGTCTGGTATCACTCTCCGTATCAGGAGCAATGTTCCAGCAGTTCTCACACGGACTTATCATGAGTATTATGTTCATGTCATGTGGCGTAATCAACAATGCAACAGGCACAAGGATTATTAATGATCTTGGAGGCCTTGCACAGAAGATGCCAAAACTGGCAACTATCATGGTATTTACCTTTATGGCATCCCTTGGACTCCCAGGACTTACTGGTTTCATTGCGGAAGTATCAGTGCTTGCAGGAAGTTTCGTAAATCTCCCTGTCTACGTAATTATTGCACTGCTTGCTATCGTAATAACGGCAGCTTATCACCTGTGGGCTCTCCAGAGGGCAATGTTTGGTGTTTACAATGAGAAGCTCGGTACAGTTTTTGATATCAATAGTTATCAAACACTTTCAATGGGTATCATTGCGATTCTCATACTGTACTTCGGACTTAACCCAAGCCCGGTGCTTGATATGATGTTGACTAATTCAGAACAGATAATCAGCCTAATGGCTGTCATGGGGGTGTGA
- the fpoJ gene encoding F420H2 dehydrogenase subunit FpoJ: MLNKTISFSLMQIITSAYNYLKPRILGMVVALLFLSVILVAVASTGWPSLDQIPQNLDDQSNIEGIGVLIFTDFVVPFEILSIVLLSALMGAIYMAKGDDN, from the coding sequence ATGCTGAATAAAACAATCTCATTCTCCTTGATGCAGATAATCACGTCTGCGTATAACTATCTGAAACCACGTATATTGGGTATGGTAGTTGCGCTTCTGTTCCTGTCAGTCATACTTGTGGCAGTTGCTTCAACTGGCTGGCCATCACTTGATCAGATCCCTCAAAACCTGGATGACCAGAGTAACATTGAGGGCATCGGAGTGCTGATCTTTACAGATTTCGTGGTTCCGTTCGAAATATTATCCATCGTATTGTTGTCCGCATTGATGGGTGCTATCTACATGGCAAAAGGAGATGATAATTGA
- the fpoL gene encoding F420H2 dehydrogenase subunit FpoL gives MAVEDLAFLIPLLPALAFVLTFFFGKKLPTGGAIIPIAAIATSFVLSLLITLRLLANPEEVVTQSYSWFAMLNIGILVDPLAAVMLTMVTFVSLLIHIYSLGYMSHDKAQSRYFAETALFTASMLGLVLSDNILQLFICWELVGVCSYLLIGFWFHKPSAATAAKKAFLTTRIGDVMFLTGIVVLFSDLFKIFNGVIPDGVYILRFDVIFAHIPEIAAINANIFGMEVSHITLITLLFFGGAVGKSGQFPLHVWLPDAMEGPTTVSALIHAATMVTAGVYLVARTFPMFIAAPSSLMIVAYLGAFTAIFAATMGIVMNDLKRVLAYSTISQLGYMMLGLGVGATIGAEAVGISLFHLVNHAFFKALLFLCAGSVIHAVGTHDMRQLGGVAKVMPITAATMIAAALALSGIGIPGTSIGTSGFFSKDAIIESAYLFGETTGSWIPYALSIAAALLTSLYIFRLLFMTFYGKPRTDYGGHESPASMTVPLSILAVFALFFGGLASKTFNTFVSDTFMNNFVHVDISELASLGGYHLAEHAGHEPMLILWMPLIVAVAGFLIAFLVYGLKIVNMDSLVSRNNPIYKLLYNRYYQNSIFTNFFSVKVIYEGFAFAGRAADRGFDWIVNWFGDLTLETGESLRQFQTGAVQNYATAVITGVSLLVILITVVMEVL, from the coding sequence ATGGCAGTAGAAGATCTCGCATTCTTAATACCACTCCTGCCTGCATTGGCCTTTGTGCTGACTTTTTTCTTCGGAAAAAAACTGCCAACCGGCGGTGCAATAATTCCAATAGCAGCTATTGCAACATCATTTGTGCTATCATTATTGATAACATTGAGATTACTCGCAAACCCTGAAGAAGTTGTGACCCAGTCATACAGCTGGTTCGCCATGCTCAACATAGGTATCCTTGTTGATCCGCTGGCAGCTGTTATGCTTACAATGGTGACATTTGTCAGTCTGCTTATTCACATCTATTCATTAGGCTACATGTCACATGACAAGGCACAGTCCAGGTACTTTGCCGAAACAGCATTGTTCACAGCTTCAATGCTTGGTCTGGTTCTTTCAGACAACATCCTGCAGCTCTTCATTTGCTGGGAACTTGTGGGTGTTTGTTCATACTTACTCATCGGATTCTGGTTCCATAAGCCATCCGCTGCAACAGCAGCAAAGAAAGCTTTCCTGACAACCAGAATTGGTGACGTGATGTTCCTTACAGGAATAGTTGTCCTGTTCTCAGACCTCTTTAAGATATTCAACGGCGTCATTCCTGATGGTGTGTACATACTCAGGTTCGATGTAATATTTGCTCACATTCCTGAAATTGCAGCAATAAATGCAAACATTTTCGGAATGGAAGTAAGTCACATCACACTGATAACACTCTTATTCTTCGGTGGTGCTGTTGGTAAGTCAGGTCAGTTCCCGCTTCATGTGTGGCTTCCTGATGCAATGGAAGGTCCAACAACCGTTTCAGCTCTCATACACGCAGCAACGATGGTTACAGCCGGTGTATACCTGGTAGCAAGAACATTCCCAATGTTCATCGCAGCTCCAAGTTCACTAATGATTGTGGCATACCTCGGTGCTTTCACTGCAATATTTGCAGCAACAATGGGAATTGTTATGAACGACCTTAAGCGTGTACTTGCATACTCCACCATCAGTCAGCTCGGTTACATGATGCTTGGTCTTGGTGTTGGTGCAACTATCGGTGCTGAAGCAGTAGGTATATCACTCTTCCACCTGGTCAACCACGCATTCTTCAAGGCTCTTCTCTTCCTGTGTGCAGGTAGTGTTATTCACGCTGTAGGTACACACGACATGAGACAGCTTGGTGGCGTTGCTAAAGTAATGCCAATAACCGCAGCAACAATGATCGCTGCAGCCCTGGCACTTTCAGGTATTGGTATTCCGGGAACATCCATCGGTACAAGTGGTTTCTTCAGTAAGGATGCGATTATCGAAAGCGCATATCTCTTTGGAGAAACAACCGGATCATGGATCCCATACGCACTTTCTATCGCTGCAGCTCTGCTGACATCCCTGTATATCTTCAGGCTTCTATTTATGACATTCTACGGAAAGCCACGTACAGATTACGGTGGACACGAGTCACCTGCATCAATGACGGTCCCTCTTTCAATACTTGCAGTGTTTGCACTGTTCTTCGGTGGCCTGGCCTCAAAGACATTCAACACTTTTGTAAGTGATACCTTCATGAACAATTTCGTGCATGTGGACATTTCCGAACTTGCATCACTTGGTGGCTACCACCTTGCAGAACATGCAGGACATGAGCCAATGCTCATACTCTGGATGCCACTGATCGTCGCAGTTGCAGGTTTCCTGATTGCTTTCCTTGTCTACGGACTGAAGATCGTCAATATGGACAGCCTTGTTTCAAGAAACAACCCTATTTACAAACTTCTGTACAACAGGTACTACCAGAACTCTATCTTCACGAACTTCTTCTCAGTCAAGGTCATCTACGAAGGATTTGCCTTTGCAGGACGTGCCGCTGACAGAGGATTTGACTGGATAGTTAACTGGTTTGGTGACCTTACACTGGAGACTGGTGAATCACTACGTCAATTCCAGACAGGAGCTGTACAGAATTACGCCACTGCAGTGATAACCGGAGTAAGTCTTCTGGTCATACTTATTACAGTGGTAATGGAGGTACTTTGA
- the fpoN gene encoding F(420)H(2) dehydrogenase subunit N has protein sequence MMDLMLFAPELSLVLTGLAVLLIGLFIPTESKKILGYIATLGVIVALFFTVSSLGTQATAFNDTVSIDALSQFFKIVFLVVALLFTISGIKYTEGNSSTEEFFTLGLFATIGMMFVASANDLMVLFIAFELASLATYALAGFEKKNPKSLEAALKYFIIGSLSAALMLLGISYLYGATGTTSIPGIAANADVLVSSPMGLVAVVLLIAGFGFKIALVPFHMWAPDTYQGAPSVVSALLAAGSKKMGIVAALKIFVVALIALQTEWQIAFAILAVVTMTYGNVVALNQTSVKRMLAYSSLAQAGYITMAFVVLTPMALGGGIFYALSHGFMKAGAFIATAAVTYMILSENKDSTDPDHIDNFRGLGRRMPITALSMTVFVFALAGIPLTAGYMSKFILFSSTIQSGFVWLAVIAILNSAISLYYYAKIVKYMYFLPTESEKISEPLPYTIAMVIAVLGVLVLGFWPEPFVYWAMEAAKVLIPGGF, from the coding sequence ATAATGGATCTAATGTTATTTGCACCTGAACTATCCCTTGTGTTAACAGGGCTGGCAGTATTGCTTATCGGGCTTTTCATCCCGACAGAGTCAAAGAAGATACTGGGTTACATCGCAACACTGGGTGTCATTGTTGCCCTGTTCTTCACGGTTTCAAGTCTTGGAACCCAGGCGACGGCATTTAATGACACTGTGTCTATAGATGCTCTGTCCCAGTTCTTCAAGATAGTGTTCCTTGTGGTCGCATTACTCTTTACGATCTCAGGTATAAAGTACACTGAAGGCAACAGTAGCACTGAAGAGTTCTTCACACTCGGATTATTTGCAACCATAGGCATGATGTTCGTTGCATCTGCAAACGATCTCATGGTATTGTTCATTGCATTCGAACTTGCAAGTCTTGCAACCTATGCGCTTGCAGGCTTTGAGAAGAAGAACCCCAAGTCACTGGAGGCTGCGCTGAAATACTTTATCATAGGTTCACTTTCAGCAGCTCTTATGCTTCTTGGTATATCTTATCTGTACGGAGCAACAGGCACAACCAGCATTCCGGGAATTGCAGCCAACGCAGATGTACTTGTATCAAGTCCAATGGGACTTGTGGCAGTGGTTCTCCTGATAGCAGGATTTGGTTTCAAGATCGCTCTTGTACCATTCCACATGTGGGCACCTGATACATATCAGGGTGCACCTTCAGTAGTGTCTGCATTGCTTGCAGCCGGTTCAAAGAAGATGGGTATTGTAGCAGCTCTTAAGATATTCGTAGTTGCACTCATAGCCCTTCAGACTGAATGGCAGATCGCATTTGCAATACTTGCAGTTGTCACAATGACATATGGTAACGTTGTAGCTCTTAACCAGACAAGTGTCAAGAGAATGCTTGCATACTCTTCACTTGCACAGGCAGGCTACATCACAATGGCATTTGTGGTACTCACTCCCATGGCACTTGGTGGAGGTATCTTCTATGCACTGTCACACGGTTTCATGAAGGCAGGAGCTTTCATTGCAACTGCAGCTGTGACATACATGATACTTTCAGAGAACAAGGATTCAACTGACCCTGACCATATTGACAACTTCAGAGGACTTGGCAGAAGAATGCCAATAACTGCTCTTTCAATGACAGTGTTCGTATTTGCACTGGCAGGTATCCCGCTCACAGCAGGTTACATGAGCAAGTTCATTCTGTTCTCATCAACCATCCAGTCAGGGTTTGTGTGGCTCGCAGTAATTGCAATACTTAACAGTGCAATATCACTGTACTACTATGCAAAGATCGTCAAATACATGTACTTCCTCCCAACCGAGAGTGAAAAGATATCAGAACCACTTCCATACACCATTGCAATGGTAATTGCTGTGCTTGGTGTACTTGTGCTTGGTTTCTGGCCTGAACCATTCGTCTACTGGGCAATGGAAGCTGCAAAAGTATTGATTCCTGGAGGTTTCTAA